The nucleotide sequence tttgtggtctgTTATAAAACCCAATCATAAGTGATCGAGACTAAACTTTATAGTCTTTCAATTTAGCATTCATAAATCACGAATTGAGGGAGGATGGGGCAGTTTTAAACAGCTGAAGATATTTTTAAGACTAATTTgcaaaacaattttgaactacagtagactctcgctcaatcgactctttttcaatcgggcgaaaaatgttgttgacaattttcacgtttaattatgaagctaatttgctcaaattcgctgcagttcttcctattttatcgtgattctttataattgagcgctttttgtggaatttacaaaggctttgacgcccaaatctatcgataaaccggatgacatttcgacctaaatgcccatttgagagagaaagagtctactgtataatttAAGCTAAGTCCAGATATTTGATCTCGGTTTTAttgattatttgaaaatattttcctatgTATTCTTTcattattctaaattttttcCCATTTCGCAAGTATTCTGGACGTTTTTGGAATAACCGTTCTCATTTTGTCGTATCTAGCAAGTATTCTTAAGTTTAGGAACTAACAGTGCCCATTTATCAATTATtctgtacaaataaaaaatagatatgGACGACCTTATAGAATGTAATTGTCTACAAGAATCGGAGTTTAATCAATTCCCAACGGTCCAAAAAATGTTATTCCCAAAGTATAGTGAAGGTGAAACTACATTAAAAACGCTATTTTCTGACATATTTATAAAGGAAACTGACCTTTAACGTAgtataatttagatagacaaaacaattatgGACTTAATTTATGGCTGTGTgcagtttcttttagaaatatacaaaaaaaaacattttcaatgtaGCATCACTTTCGCTTAAagtccaaaaaaatattttccttcggGTATCTGGGGTATCTATCTATTCCCAAAGGATGCAATGGACTAAAGTAGTATGAATACGGTTGCTAATAATTCAACAAATTAATGATAATGATCCTTATTATAAATCAAGCAGTCTTTCGGCCAAATTATTCccactaaattaatttttattcgggATTGAtattattttagataaaaaattatACGAATGTGGAATATTCAAAAACTTGTAAGGGTTGCCCAACTAATGTGAATAGTTTGCCAAGTTTCTCAGAAGTCATCTAAAATAAATTGTTGTATCAAAAATCTTCACTGTTTGAAAATTGCTTCAGCAGCCATTTCCTCatatagggtggcggcattacttctGGCCTGTCTTCACTTATGGCCTAGTCgcaatttttggcaaaatatttcaaaaaccaaacaaaaaaaacgtgAGGTGCTATCATAGCACGTCAAATATTTTAGCTGAAATTCGACCTCGTCACGTTGggtccaaattttggatttaaacGTTTTGTCACtaatagatcacgaatatcaaatgcggttaaaatcggtttttgTGGACGTCCTGTCCGTCACCtccggagtacaaacgcttctgtagagagaacggaaagagatatcgacaagcggtatTCGGCAGAGGTTAATTGTCAATGGGTgactagaagtaggtgatgtcagatcacCACCCCTCCtctcttccgccattttggaacaccgccaaaattttgttttttcaataacttagcCCCTACAGCATTAatcctcaaattttagtatattatagctgacatcgagatctttccaacggtgggtcgacctcctccctcgatgttccctgacaaTGCAGGGTGCAATAGGTTAATTTTGAAGAACAAAATCtgaatttgagaaaaagaagaCCACGAAGATGTACAAGAAAATGTGTTGCATCAAATCTCAGAGTGTAAATTTATATCCTTTATAAATTACCCCGCTGTACCCtattgttaaatatttaaaaattgtaaaataatttttggttgTTTGTTAGGGAAGTGTAATAagtatttttctataaaatcctaaaagtaatttggtgtgaaaattagaggtttagcccagtttctgatgttttaaatttctaaaaaaaagaagcaattAGGGGCGACATTGAAAAagctattttttcatattttgaaaGAAAGCTGGACTTTAACTTAATATAATTTAAGTAGACAGAACAACTAATGATCTACTTATTCAAATTTAGACTAGGCCCAACTTCCTTTAGAAAGACgcgaaaaaatagcgttttcaatgtagtcCCAGCTACAtaatcttaatttaaaaaaggcTCATTAAGAGTTTTGCATATTATGGAATTAGAGCAGTTTAACCATGCGAATAAATCTTAAAATATCAGATTGAAAAccaaattcataaaattataaaacaattaacattaacccattcagtcaatgtaccataaatacttgagatagaatgttcatattttgggattagtttcctatagattaatagatgaattttttgaaaagaaatttttttttatatattatgggggcgcggggagcccctatCAAACACGTATTGAttaaactctattgatttaaatagagtaactatccaagataacaaattggcaactagaattcaaattaggaaagaggaaagagaccaattttaacaaaatcgacaggatgtcgaattttccgtccgccagcAAAacttttgcatgactttccgtgaagcgagaaaaggacaacaaaatgtatttccatctccaTCGgattatttttcccaagtaattgaagaactaaagttactaaaaatccattcccgacagcaattcggataaaaattgcccaggaataaattatctaaaatcactcaatttgcgtatgatgtataataccttggtaaggaatgggttaaataagATGTGTAATGGGAATTAAGTTAAGTGGTAGACCGCTTCTCCACCGATGTAAGTGTCCTGGGTTTGAATCTCCTTTAGTCAATTTGCTTTTAGAATCAAACATGTTCGAATCGCATCTAGCGTGCCTCAGTATACTTTCCAGAAGGTTTTCTAGTTCCTCTTTTGGATGTAGTGccgcattattattattaactccttataaaaaaatcataagtcTCTGAGAATAGTTAGTTGCAAGCCTTTTTGGCGTTACACATGGGCAATAGGCTATGAGAGACGCTTTTGGAGTGCGCGCGCGGCAAAACACGAAGATCCACAACGAATTTCTATGAGGTCAGCGACGGAAATACTGTCgtcttattttatttaataatgatGATATATTGACGTCCGACCCATTTGTATTTTTAGTTGTACTCCCCCTCGTCAATCTATTTTTCTACCCAAGCAGATGAATCTGCTTCAGAACACACGACGCTCCACATCCGAACCCATTCTCTCCATTCTCTATCCTATACCGGTTAGTCCCCATTCACCCTGAAGGTAGGGTGTGAGATTGTAAATGAAATTATCTCCAGTCAATTGATTTTCCTTCCCAACGGGACTCGTGGCACAGTGACATCCTCATCCGAGAGGAGCCAGTGCCCTGgataattgtcaattgattcaATCAGGTGGTCAGTGGGTTTTTAAAAGTAGCTCTTTTAAGCAGACTCTTTCTCTATATTGAACTCGGTGTTTCTGGAAAAAGTTGAATATAAACTGGAACAATCTGCTCCATCATTATCGCcaaattttaatacataaaattgaaCATAATacgaaaaaattgaacttttgaGATTGATGATAACCCAAACATTTTATGACTTTCTGTGCTATTGAATCtcgtcaatttttatttaaatcaagcAATTCTGCCTGAAAAcgaataaaataaaacagaaacatCAAAAACGTGATTGCATATGAATTTGTGATAGTGGAACAATATGTGATAAGCACATTTTCGGTCTCCTACgactttatttctaaaaaacaatcaatttttcacacttcaACGTAAATTTCTAATTGAAAAATCGAGTAGTAGATCAGTAATAATGATTAAAGAACAGGATGTTTTTGCCTTATTTCATATCTTCTATGCTCATAAGTCCATAACATTGTAAGttcaatatgaaaaaatatgtatttagttgatttttatttgtttattaaaatttattttatgccaagataaaaaaaaatcataaaattacattttagtaAACTCTCCAAGTATCTAGCATTCAATATAGATTTTTCACACCTGCCATTTAGAAATTTCTAATGGATTGATTTATTCACTGAGAAACTTTTAAGcaaatattgcaaataaatttaattcttgTTGCACAAATCACTGGCGCATTCCTCACAAGTGGCATCAGGATAGATTTTTGTGCCCCATTCATAGGAATTGTCAGATCTCAAATGAAACTTGCATTCGTCATTCGTTGAGCATCGTCTCATGGCAAATTTGTCATTACCATCGATACCTTTAATTGTCATACAACGGAAACGTGTTGAACTTAAATCAGCGATTACCAATCCACAATCCTCAATTCTCTGCCTTTCTGGATTCTCAAAGCATCCAGGATCATCCTCAGAATTGCATGTATAACACTTTAAGGTTGATCCTATTAATAATATCgtataatataaattgaaacaCTCAATTTAACCTCTCTTAACATAATTTCTTATCACAACATTTACCCTGAATCAATGATGACACAGAAACCCCGATAAAGACAGCAAGAAGAATTTTCGCAAACATTTCTCTGTCCAGAAGAGATCTTTAGAGAGACACAATCAAAGAACGAATGACTACATGAGACTATACGGTCTggtaatttataatttgagacGAACTTACTGGTTTTCAGTGTCAGAGTATTTCATCACGATAACTTGTTAATTAGGCAAAACAACAACCGCAAAACTTGACTAACACTTTCCTTATCATTACACCTCTATTTCCCCTTCAGGGAATATTCGAACGAAATAACGAGTTTAGATAATATATGACTGACTCATTGACAATCATTTTATCAGTGTTTCGAACTTGCGATGACAATATAGATAGAtatacacaaaattttaaatgccAACGACTTTTTTCAGGTCATAAACATTTTTGTAGACAAGACAATGGGCTCTCTTGTGCGTCTTGTGTAAAATTCGTTCCACACGGTATATCGGATTTTAACAATTTGTTGAAATGATCTACTAAAATTTGTTAGGATCTTAATTAAaggttttatgaaaattgaagtaggggaaagtgcccatgcttgataccatggggagtttcgtaatgactaaattttcaatgtttcacaatatatatgtgactcatcgcaaccatattttaaaaactttgggAAAGtggtcagtttttaaaatatattgcggagtcatgtttactgagaaacataggaacaaattagtcattacgaagcttcccatggtatcaagcatgggcactttcccctatactctAATGCAAACAACATCCTAGGACTAGACATTCTAGCAAGACCGATTTATAAACAtacattattaaatattttgtaaagcATCAAGCATTGTGATATATTAAATACAGTGaagttcactggatgcaatttgaACACTTTTACTAGGTCCTCAACTTGAAATCCACCGTTTtttgattaaagaaaaaaaatcagaagaatatcgaaaaaataatttcttgaaaaaaaggtTCTTCATAGTCACACATTTCTGCCATCTCGTTGGCAATAAATGGATACCTCGAAGATAAAATGAGATATTCCTGGATCAAAACCGTTCGTACCGGTTTATACATCCAATTTCCCACTTCTTTGAAATTGGCAAAGTGCTGCTTAGCCAAACCATGTGCAATTAACCGGAACAAGTGATTAACTAAAACATCCAAGTTTGGAGAATACAGCGGGAGCACTAGCACATCCTAATTTAGCGTCTTGATGTTAACCTGGATCATAGAAATACAAAACTTCTGAACGTAGTTGTATACATGATTCATATCAATCAAAAGTTTTTGGTAACAATTTCTTTAGACAGTTTCGCTCAATTATAACAGCTCATAATGCATAAATATTCATAATTCTCCTCAAGTGAAGTGCATTGTCTTCTTCCAACACtaagaaaaatccaaaaaagttaaaacaactctatggtagagttgaattaactctacgaatatcgatgtaattgatACTCTTTTTCGTAATAAATTTTAGTCATTAGAGTTGAAAGAACTATTCGTGcgaattgaattaatttgtcggatatcaatgtaattatcgctctttttcgatgtaaaatttcatctcgactgaagtatatgcttaagtgttttcgttttaagagtATACTTCAGTctagaagattttcgtgtgacaaagttcattcatatggaacatcaactagaaatatgcctaagtGTTTCATAAAGACATGTGCATGCATAATGCGTGATATTTCACTTGGAACATACGGAaattgaggtcaagaaaatattaataaagaaaatgataaaataaaaaaaacataaaaatgcaAAACATATCCATTTTGTGATTTGAAAGAGTTACTTTAACTCTTGGCCTCTagacactagtagaaatttctttaaaaaatgtatttttaaataaaatttcccctatccttgtaggcagaaacatcagaattttttaaaaaatgtcatttttgacgaaaattgcttaaaaaaagaatttttttaactcttgaaacgagttattttaactcttataacgagttattttcagtcttaaaaagagttatttacactcttctGTCAtgcaaatttt is from Phlebotomus papatasi isolate M1 chromosome 1, Ppap_2.1, whole genome shotgun sequence and encodes:
- the LOC129810353 gene encoding uncharacterized protein LOC129810353, whose product is MKYSDTENQSLLDREMFAKILLAVFIGVSVSSLIQGSTLKCYTCNSEDDPGCFENPERQRIEDCGLVIADLSSTRFRCMTIKGIDGNDKFAMRRCSTNDECKFHLRSDNSYEWGTKIYPDATCEECASDLCNKN